A window from Mangifera indica cultivar Alphonso chromosome 2, CATAS_Mindica_2.1, whole genome shotgun sequence encodes these proteins:
- the LOC123199625 gene encoding probable aldo-keto reductase 2 isoform X1 yields MATVKRIKLGSQGLEVSAQGLGCMGMSAFYGPLKPEPEMIALIHHAINSGITFLDTSDVYGPHTNESLLGKALKGGMRDRVELATKFGACFQDGKPEIRGDQAYVRAACEGSLHRLGVDCIDLYYIHRIDTRVPIEVTMGELKKLVEEGKVKYIGLSEACASTIRRAHTVHPITAVQLEWSLWSRDAEKEIIPTCRELGIGIVAYSPLGQGFLSSGPKLLENMSKDDVRQNLPRLQPENLKHNKKLFERVNEMAEKKGCTTSQLALAWVHHQGDDVCPIPGTTKMDNFNQNIKALSVKLTPEEKVELESIASVDAVKGDRSMHSRATYHNSETPPLSSWKAS; encoded by the exons ATGGCCACAGTGAAGAGAATCAAGCTTGGTTCACAAGGCTTGGAAGTTTCTGCTCAAGGCTTAGGTTGCATGGGGATGTCAGCCTTCTACGGCCCTCTAAAACCTGAGCCTGAAATGATCGCTTTGATTCACCATGCCATCAACAGTGGCATCACTTTTCTTGACACTTCTGATGTATATGGTCCTCACACCAACGAAAGTCTTCTGGGAAAG GCTTTGAAGGGGGGGATGAGGGACAGAGTTGAATTGGCCACCAAATTTGGCGCCTGCTTTCAGGATGGCAAGCCAGAAATTCGGGGCGATCAGGCTTACGTGAGGGCTGCCTGTGAGGGGAGCTTGCATAGGCTAGGTGTTGATTGTATTGATCTTTATTACATACATCGGATTGACACTCGAGTCCCCATTGAAGTCACG ATGGGGGAACTTAAAAAGCTAGTTGAGGAGGGAAAGGTAAAGTACATAGGCCTCTCTGAGGCATGTGCTTCAACAATTAGAAGAGCTCATACTGTTCATCCTATAACAGCTGTGCAGCTAGAATGGTCCTTATGGTCACGAGATGCAGAGAAAGAGATAATTCCCACTTGCAG GGAACTTGGCATTGGCATTGTTGCATACAGTCCTTTAGGACAAGGATTCCTTTCATCAGGGCCTAAGTTGCTTGAAAACATGTCAAAGGATGACGTTAGACAG AACTTACCCAGGTTGCAACCTGAAAATCTTAAGCACAACAAGAAGTTGTTTGAGCGTGTTAATGAGATGGCAGAAAAGAAGGGATGTACAACGTCACAGCTTGCTTTAGCCTGGGTTCATCACCAGGGAGATGATGTTTGTCCGATTCCTGGAACCACAAAAATGGACAACTTTAATCAGAATATTAAAGCGTTGTCTGTGAAACTTACTCCAGAAGAAAAGGTTGAACTTGAATCCATTGCTTCGGTGGATGCTGTAAAGGGTGATAGAAGTATGCATAGCCGTGCTACTTACCACAACTCTGAAACCCCACCGCTATCTTCATGGAAAGCTTCTTAG
- the LOC123199625 gene encoding IN2-2 protein-like isoform X2, producing MATVKRIKLGSQGLEVSAQGLGCMGMSAFYGPLKPEPEMIALIHHAINSGITFLDTSDVYGPHTNESLLGKALKGGMRDRVELATKFGACFQDGKPEIRGDQAYVRAACEGSLHRLGVDCIDLYYIHRIDTRVPIEVTMGELKKLVEEGKVKYIGLSEACASTIRRAHTVHPITAVQLEWSLWSRDAEKEIIPTCRELGIGIVAYSPLGQGFLSSGPKLLENMSKDDVRQVIA from the exons ATGGCCACAGTGAAGAGAATCAAGCTTGGTTCACAAGGCTTGGAAGTTTCTGCTCAAGGCTTAGGTTGCATGGGGATGTCAGCCTTCTACGGCCCTCTAAAACCTGAGCCTGAAATGATCGCTTTGATTCACCATGCCATCAACAGTGGCATCACTTTTCTTGACACTTCTGATGTATATGGTCCTCACACCAACGAAAGTCTTCTGGGAAAG GCTTTGAAGGGGGGGATGAGGGACAGAGTTGAATTGGCCACCAAATTTGGCGCCTGCTTTCAGGATGGCAAGCCAGAAATTCGGGGCGATCAGGCTTACGTGAGGGCTGCCTGTGAGGGGAGCTTGCATAGGCTAGGTGTTGATTGTATTGATCTTTATTACATACATCGGATTGACACTCGAGTCCCCATTGAAGTCACG ATGGGGGAACTTAAAAAGCTAGTTGAGGAGGGAAAGGTAAAGTACATAGGCCTCTCTGAGGCATGTGCTTCAACAATTAGAAGAGCTCATACTGTTCATCCTATAACAGCTGTGCAGCTAGAATGGTCCTTATGGTCACGAGATGCAGAGAAAGAGATAATTCCCACTTGCAG GGAACTTGGCATTGGCATTGTTGCATACAGTCCTTTAGGACAAGGATTCCTTTCATCAGGGCCTAAGTTGCTTGAAAACATGTCAAAGGATGACGTTAGACAG GTGATAGCTTGA